TCCCTCGGCCTGTGATCGAAAAAACATCTTCCACCGGCATCAAAAACGGCTTGTCCACCGCACGTACCGGTTCCGGGATATAACTGTCCACCGCTTCCATCAGCTCGTAGATGCACTTTGTCTTCTCGTCGTCATCCGGATTGTTCAGCGCCTCAAGGGCGGATCCACGGATAATCGGTACCTCGTCTCCCGGAAATTCGTATTCATCCAGAAGTTCACGAAGTTCCATCTCCACCAGATCCAACAGCTCCGGATCATCCACCATATCCACCTTGTTCATAAATACCACGATGGAAGGCACATTCACCTGACGTGCCAATAAAACGTGTTCCCGGGTCTGGGGCATGGGGCCGTCAGCCGCACTTACCACCAGGATCGCTCCATCCATCTGGGCTGCTCCCGTGATCATGTTCTTGATGTAATCCGCGTGTCCCGGACAATCCACATGGGCATAATGACGTTTGGACGTCTCATATTCCACATGGGCTGTGGCAATCGTAATTCCACGTTCCCGTTCCTCAGGGGCGTTGTCAATACTGTCAAAGGAGCGAAGCTCTGCTCCGCCGGCCTTCGCCAATACATACGTGATGGCTGCCGTCAGCGTCGTTTTGCCGTGATCCACATGACCGATCGTTCCGATGTTCACATGCGGCTTCGTTCTTTCAAATTTTTTCTTTGCCATGAGAAAAACTCCTAAATTTTTCCATGAATGCGTTCCAAAATCTTCTCCTGGACAGAGGCGGGAACAGGATCATAGTGATCAAACTGCATCGTAAAAACCGCCCGTCCCTGGGTGATAGACCTCAAGTCAGTTGCGTAGCCGAACATTTCCGCCAGGGGCACATAGCCTGACAGGACCTGAGCGTCATTTCGCGGTGTCATCCCTTTGATCTGACCGCGCCGGGATGTCAGGTCACCCATTACATCCCCTAAATACTCATCGGGCACAATGACTTCCACCGCCATCATGGGTTCCAGGATGATGGGACCCGCTTTTTTGGCAGCTTCCTGTGCGGCCATGGATCCCGCAACTTTGAAAGCCATTTCCGATGAATCTACCTCGTGGTAAGAACCAAAAGTCAATTCGACTTTGATATCTTCCAGAGGATATCCGGCAAGGATGCCATTTTGCAAAGCTTCCCGGATACCTTTATCGACAGACGGGATATATTCTCTGGGAATCACCCCGCCCACAATTTTATTGACAAACTCGTAGCCTTTTCCTTTTTCATTGGGAGACATGGTAATCACCACATGTCCGTACTGACCTTTACCACCGGTCTGGCGGACAAATTTCTTATCCACTTCCACGGTTTTGGTAATGGTCTCTTTATAGGCTACCTGGGGTCTGCCCACATGGGCATTAACCTTGAATTCACGTTTTAACCGGTCTACAATAATCTCGAGATGAAGTTCACCCATACCCCACACAATGGTCTGGCCCGTTTCTTCATTTGAGCGGACCTGAAAGGTGGGATCTTCATCGGCCAGTTTTAAAAGTCCTTTATAGAGCGCATCCTGATCTGCTTTACTGGCCGGTTCGATAGAGACACTGATCACCGGATCGGGAAAAATCATTTCTTCCAGGATGACAGGTTTATCTTTGTCACACAGGGTATGCCCTGTCCGTGTATCTTTCAGTCCGACAACAGCGACAATATCACCGGCCATTGCCTGTTCCACATCTTCCCGTTTATTGGCATGCATCCGGAGGATTCTACCAAAGCGTTCCCGTTTTCCACTCAAAGGATTCTGGGCATACTCGCCGGCAGCAATTTTCCCGGAATAGATTCGGACATATGTCAGTTTCCCTACATAAGGATCCGTCATAATTTTAAAAGCAAGGGCGGAAAAAGGAGCATCCGTATCAGGAGTCCGCACGATGGGTTTTTCAGTTTTGGGATCGATTCCTTTAATGGGGGGAACTTCCAGGGGAGAGGGTAAATAGTCGATAACAGAATTCAGCAGGACCTGTACACCTTTGTTCTTAAAAGCCGAGCCTACAATCACGGGGGTGATATCACCTTTGATAGTTCCCTCACGGATTGCCGACTTAATTTCTTCCGCACTAAGTGTTTCACCTTCAAGATATTTTTCGAGGAGCTCATCATTGTAGGCAGCCACCTCTTCAATCAGATGGTGACGATACTCTTCCACCCGGTCAAACATATCCTTGGGGATATCGCCATACTCAAATTCAGCTCCAAAAGTAGATTCATTGTACAGGATAGACCGCATGTGGATCAGGTCCACAATTCCGGTAAACATTTCACCGGATCCGATAGGTAGAAAAACCGGCAAGGGATTTGCTCCCAGGCGTTTCCGGATCATATCGATGACATAGTAGAAATCGGCACCGGTTCGGTCCATCTTATTGATAAAGGCAATTCGTGGGACTTTATATTTGTCAGCCTGGCGCCAGACCGTTTCAGACTGGGGTTCCACTCCTCCGACACCGCAAAAAATGGCAATGGCTCCATCCAGGACCCGGAGGGAACGTTCCACTTCAGCGGTAAAATCCACGTGTCCCGGCGTATCTATAATATTGATATCATGTCCCTGCCAGGAACAACGGGTTGCTGCTGATGTAATGGTAATACCCCGTTCTCTTTCCTGCTCCATCCAGTCCATTGTGGCTGTCCCTTCGTGGACTTCGCCCAATTTATGAGACCGGCCGGTATAATAGATAATGCGCTCGGTCGTTGTGGTTTTACCCGCATCGATGTGAGCCATAATACCGATATTTCTGAGCTTTTTCAGGTCTGCTTTAGCCATGGGATCCTTTATACTTTACCGAAAATGGGCAAAAGCCCGGTTGGCTTCAGCCATTTTGTGTGTATCTTCCCGTTTTTTCACGGAGCTACCCTCGCCCTGAGAGGCAGCAAGGAGTTCAGCGGCAAGTTTAGTCGCCATACTATCCCCGGAACGGGCATCAGAAAACTTAATGATCCAACGCATCGCCAGGGCGTAGCGGCGGTTATGGCGGACTTCCACAGGTACCTGATATGTGGCGCCTCCGATTCGTTTGGATTTGACTTCCAAAACCGGGGCTACATTATCCAGCGCCTTCTGGAATGTCTCCAGTCCCTTGCCTTTTGTTTTTTCATCCAATATATCCAGTGCGCCGTACAAAATAGACTCGGCAACACCTTTCTTTCCCCGTTCCATCAGGTTGTTGATGAACTTGGCAACCGTTGCTGAATGGTACTTGGGATCGGGGAGAATCTCTCTTTTTTGCGGTTTGTTTCGTCTTGACATTGAAATCGTTCCTTATTTCGGCTTCTTGGCACCATAACGTGAACGGCTGTTTTTCCGGTCCGATACACCGGCCGTATCCAAAGTTCCCCTCACAATATGGTAGCGAACACCCGGTAAATCCTTTACACGACCTCCCTCAATCAACACCAGTGAGTGTTCCTGAAGATTGTGTCCCTCGCCGGGAATATAGGCCGTTACTTCAATACCCGTCGTCAAACGGACACGGGCCACTTTGCGTAATGCTGAGTTCGGTTTCTTGGGCGTGGTTGTATAAACACGGGTACACACACCGCGCTTCTGGGGATTTCCCTGAAGAGCGGGGACCTTATTTTTTTTGATAACCTTTTTTCTGCCCTTTTTCACCAATTGATTGATCGTTGGCATACTTTCTCCAATTTTTGTCAAGCCTGATAATGTAATATCCCTGCTTTTTATAAGCAATGGGATTTATTCAATAAGCAGGTCATCATCATCATAGACCTGGGCATCTGCAAAGAACTCCAGATCATCCACTTCCGTGAATTCCGGTTCCCGGACTTTCAAATTTTCATACCGGGACTGGCCCGTTCCGGCAGGAATCAGGCGGCCCATAATGATATTTTCTTTCAAGCCCTTCAGATAATCCACTTTCCCGGCCACTGCGGCATCGGTCAGCACGCGGGTTGTTTCCTGGAATGATGCGGCAGAAATCCAGCTTTCCGTATTCAGGGATGCACGGGTGATACCCAGCAGCAAGGGTTCAAATGTAGCTGGCACAGCCGGTTCAAACTCTGCAGGTTTCTTCCCGGCCGATTTGTGGCGCTCATTGTCTTCCTCCACTATCTCACGGGGATACAGGTTGTCGTTTTTCAGGGCGGTGTCACCGGAATCGGTAATACGCACCATATTATATATTTTCTCGTTTTCTTCCATCACAACCTGTTTGGATACCCGGTCACCCGTCAGAAAATCCGTATCACCGGGATCACTGACTTCCACTTTCTGGAGCATCTGGCGGACAATCACTTCGATATGTTTGTCATTTATCCGGACACCTTGCAAGCGATAGACGTGCTGAATTTCATTCACCAGATATTTCTGGACTTCATACACACCATTAATCTTCAGAATCTTCTTTGGGGGAATCGCCCCGTCGCAAATGGGATTCCCGGCGTGGATGTAATCACCATCGTGGACCAGAATATGTTTTCCGGGCGGAATTTTATAGGTGTACATCTCACCCAGATCATTTCGGACACGGACCGTCTGAATACCTTTGGAAAGACGGTCAAACTGGACATATCCGTTTACCTCACTCACAATGGCTTCATTGGAAGGATTCCGTGCTTCAAAAAGTTCCGAAACCCTGGGAAGTCCACCGGTAATATCATTACTCCGGGCTGTTTCCTTGGACCGTTTCGCCATGGTTTCACCCTGGCGGACCTTCTGTCCGTCTTTCACCAGCAGTGAGGATGATTCGGGCAGGTTGATTGCCTTTCCGATGGGATTCCCTTCTTCATCTACAATGAGAATCCGGGCTGTTTTATCACGATCCTTGGAGGCAATAATCTGCCATTCTTTGAAACCGGAAGCATCGGACACTTCATCATAGGTCACACCAGGCACCAGATCGATCAGTTTGACATATCCATCATAACGGGACACGATGTGTTCATTATATACATCCCAGTCATAGAGGACTGTAGATTTTTCAACCTGCTGACCATCGTTGACGTAGATTTTTGCACCCTGGGGGACCGTATAGGAAATAAGCTCACGGTTATTACTATCGATGATACTCATTTTTCCATTCCGGACCAGGACAACCCGGTATTTCTGTTTCGTGGTTTCTTCCACAAATTCATTTTCAGAAATATGCAGGTTTTCAGAAAAGGAGACCTGGCCTTCATACCGGGCTGGCTGGTGTGATTCTTCAATCACATGGCTGGCCGTACCACCGATATGGAAGGTTCTCAGGGTCAACTGTGTTCCTGGTTCACCGATAGACTGGGCTGCTACGATACCTACCGCTTCTCCCTGATTAACCAGGGTATTAGTGGCCAGATTCCGTCCGTAGCACTTGGCACAAACCCCGTTCTTAGCCTCACAGGTCAGGACTGAGCGGATCATGACAGATTCCACATTGCTCTCATCCACTGCCCGTGCCTTAACTTCGTCGATCAGTTCACCGGCTTCCACAATAAGCTTATCTGAGACCGGATCGATAATGTCATCCAAAGCCACACGACCCAGAATTCTTTCGGACAGGGGTTCAATCACCCGGTCACCGTCTTTAATGGGAACGACTTCAATGCCGTTGATGCTGCCACAGTCTTCTTCACTGATCACCACATCCTGGGCGACATCCACCAGGCGGCGTGTCAAATACCCGGCATCGGCCGTTTTCAACGCCGTATCGGACAAACCCTTACGGGCCCCATGGGTAGAAATAAAGTATTCAAGTACCGTCAGTCCTTCTTTAAAGTTGGACGTAATAGGCGTTTCAATAATTTCACCCACTCCACCGGTCATGGATTTCTGGGGTTTGTTCATCAATCCACGCATACCGGCAAGCTGTTTCATCTGATCTTTGGATCCCCGGGCGCCAGAATCAGACATCATATAGATGGGATTAAAGCCTTCCCGGTCATTCTGGAGGATCCTGTTCATGGAAGCCTGAACCTGGTCTGTTGTCCTGGACCAGGCGTCGATCACTTTGTTATACCGTTCATTCTCAGTAAGAACACCCTTATTCCGCTTTTGGTTAATGGTGTCCACCTGAGACTGGGTTTTATTGATAATTTTAAATTTATCATCAGGAATCAGAACATCGCTCAGTCCGATGGAAACACCGGACATGGTTGCCAGTTCAAAGCCAAGGTCTTTCAGCTTATCCAGGAAACGGACGGTTTCGTGGAGTCCGACCCGGCGATTGGATTCGGCAATGATGTATTCCAGACGTTTTTTGGTAATCAATTCATTGAAATAGGGCATTCCTTCAGGTATAATGGCATTGAACTGAATCCGTCCGACAGTTGTATCAATCAGTTTGCCGTCTTTCAGGAGTTTTACCTTGGCATGAAGGGTTACCCGCTTGTTATCAAATGCCAGCAAGGCCTCATCATAGGATGAAAACACCATGCCTTCACCGGGTTGATTGGATTTTGCCCGGGTTATGTAATAGGTCCCGAGAACCATATCCTGAGAAGGCACCGAGATGGGATTTCCATGAGCCGGATGGAGGATATTATTGCTCGCCAGCATGAGCATGCGGCATTCGATTTGAGCTTCAAAAGAAAGTGGCACATGGACGGCCATCTGGTCACCGTCGAAGTCTGCATTGAATGCAGCACACACCAGGGGATGCACCCGGATGGCTTTTCCATCAACCAGGACAGGCTGAAAAGCCTGAATTCCCAGACGGTGCAGTGTAGGTGCCCGGTTAAGCAACACGGGATGATCTTTCACCACATATTCCAGAAGTTCCATCACTTCCGGGCTCCGCCGTTCCACCATGCTTTTGGCTGTTTTAGGGGTTGTGGCTTTACCCCGGACCAGGAGTTCATGAACCAGATGGGGTTTGAAAAGCTCTGTCGCCATCAATTTTGGCAGACCGCATTCATGAATTTTCAATTCGGGTCCTACCACAATCACAGAACGTCCAGAATAATCCACACGTTTACCCAGCAGGTTCTGACGGAAGCGGCCTTCTTTTCCATTCAGCATGTCACTGAGAGATTTCAAAGGCCGGCGGGTACCGGAACGGACGGCTGTTCTCCGGCGGCTGTTATCAAAAAGGCTGTCCACTGCTTCCTGAAGCATCCGCTTTTCATTTCTCAGGATCACATCAGGTGCTTTAATATCAATGAGCTGTTTCAGCCGGTTATTCCGGATAATAACTCTCCGGTACAGATCATTCAGATCCGATGCAGCAAAACGACCGCCTTCCAGAGGAACAAGGGGACGGAGTTCAGGTGGAATAACAGGCAGGACTTTCAAAATCATATATTCCGGTCTGTTAACCGGCGGTTCATCTTCTTCAGGCTCAAAGGCTTTCAGAATTTTCAACCGTTTGACAATGTCTGCCTGATCCGATGCAGATGTGCTTTTTTTCAAATCGTTTTTCAGGGTTTGAATCAGCGTGGGAACATCCAGATCCACCAGAATATCGTAGAGAGCTTCAGCACCGGTTTTGGCAATGAAGCGTTCTTCTTCCGGTATCTCTTCTTCGGCTTCTTCCCCATATTTATACAAGAGATCAAGATAGGTATCTTCATCAATTAGTTCCATGGGTTCAACAGGACGGGTTTTACCATTTTCCGTCTCAATGACGGCCTTCCCCGGCTGAATAACGATATAGGATTCATAATAGATGACCTGTTCAATATTCTTGGCAGACATCCCAAGAACATTGGCCAGTTTGGAGGGAATGGATTTCAGGTACCAGATATGGGCTACTGGAACGGCCAGGGTAATGTGTCCCATCCGTTCACGGCGAACCTTTTTCCGGGTGACTTCCACCCCGCACCGGTCACACACAATCCCTTTGTACCGGATTCGTTTATATTTTCCACAATGACATTCCCAGTCTTTCACCGGACCGAAGATCTTTTCACAGAAAAGACCATCTTTTTCCGGTTTATAGGACCGGTAATTGATTGTTTCAGGTTTGAGAACTTCTCCTCTTGATTTGCTCAGAATAGACTCGGGAGAGGAGAGTCTCAGGCGGATTTTGCTAAAATCCTTTTTTGTATCTTGTGAAGCATTGAATTTCACACTCAAGGTGAATTCCTCCTTTGTTAAAAGTGAATCTTACAGAAGATCCACTTCCAGACCCAGTCCCTGAAGTTCTTTCAGCAACACGTTAAATGATTCCGGCATACCGTAATCGGGAAGATTTTCCCCTTTGACGATGGCGTTATACACACGGGATCTGCCATCCACATCATCGGATTTAACGGTCAGAACTTCCTGTAAAGTGAAAGCGGCACCGTATGCTTCAAGGGCCCAGACTTCCATTTCACCGAAACGCTGACCTCCGAACTGGGCTTTTCCACCCAGGGGCTGTTGCGTAATCAGTGAATAGGGACCGGTTGATCTTGCATGCATTTTATCTTCAATCATGTGGGCCAGTTTCATCATGTAAATCTGTCCCACAGCAACTGTATCGTAGATCTTTTCACCGGTTCGGCCGTCGTACAATTCGCTTTTTCCATTTTCAGGCAGACCGGCTTTTTTCAGCTCTTCCTGCACATCCCCATAGCGGGCTCCGTCAAAAACCGGTGTTTCATAGTAAATACCCAGTTTCTTACCGGCCCAGCCCAACATGGTTTCGTACAGCTGTCCAAGGTTCATACGGGAAGGCACACCCAGTGGATTCAGGACGATATCCACAGGAGTTCCGTCCGGCAGATAGGGCATATCTTCCTCGGGAACGATAATGGATACAACACCCTTGTTTCCATGGCGGCCGGCCATCTTATCTCCAACCTGAATTTTCCGTTTGCTGGCTATATATACTTTGGCCAGCTGGAGGACTCCCGGCTGAAGGTCATCACCGGCTTTGACCTTGAACTTTTCATTATCGATTTCATATTGAATATCCTGCTGGACATTCTGAAAATTCTGGATCAGGGTTAACACCTTTTGATACTGTTTTTCATCCTTGATCCAGGGTTTATCCAGATCCACACGCCGGAAATCCATATTTTCAAAGATCTCGGCATTCCATTCACGGCCTTCAGCCACAATGGCATTGCCACCCTTGTCGTAGATTCCGGTACAGGCGTGTCCCTCCAAGAGTCCCAGAAGTTTCCGGGTTAGTTTCCCTTTGAGGGCTGCCAGGCGGCGTGTCAATTCATTATCGAGTTTTTCGATTTTTATTTTTTCATCCCGGCGGGATTCTTTGCCCTTACGGACAAAGAGGCGGGTATCAATCACCACACCGGATGTCCCCGGTTCAGCCCTTTTGGAAGCATCCTTAACATCCCCGGCTTTTTCACCGAAGATGGCCCGGAGCAGTTTCTCTTCCGGAGTCGGATCGGTTTCTCCCTTGGGCGTAACTTTTCCAATCAGGATATCCCCGGACTTTACCTGGGCACCGACGCGAATAATTCCATTTTCCTCAATATTTTTCGTGGCTTCTTCCGAGACATTGGGGATTTCACGGGTCAGTTCTTCGCTTCCCCGTTTTGTTTCCCGGACTTCCAGTTCCACTTCCTTCACGTGAACCGAAGTGAAGATATCCTCTTTTACCATCCGTTCACTGAGAACAATGGCATCCTCGAAGTTATAACCACGCCAGGGCATAAAAGCCACCAAAACGTTTCGGCCGAGGGCCAGTTCCCCTTTATTGGTAGATGTTCCGTCTGCCAGGGGTTGCCCTTTTTTCACAACCTGATTTTTCCGAACAATCGGCCGTTGATTGATGGCTGTATCCTGGTTGGTCCTCTGATATTTTTTCAGATGATACACATGTCGACCCTCGTTTTCATCGAGGGAAACGGAGGCATCAAAACCTTCCAGAGGACGGAGGATAATTTTATTGGCATCTACATATTCAATGACGCCATCTGTATCGGCTACAACAATCGCCCGGCTGTCTGCAGCGATAATCCCTTCCATCCCTGTTCCCACAATAGGGGTACTGGGAGTCAGCAGCGGCACAGACTGACGTTGCATATTACTTCCCATCAGGGCACGGTTAGCATCATCATGTTCCAGAAAAGGAATCAGACTGGCTGCGGCGCTGACAATCTGAATTGGGGCCACATCCATGTAATTCACTTTTTCCGGAGCAACTGCCGGATAGTCGGCGCCTTCCCGGCACTTAACCACATCCAGGGCAAAAGAGTTGTCCTTATTCAAAGGTGCATTTGCCTGGGCAATCACACTTCTGTCTTCATCATCAGCAGAGAGATATTCCACCTCTTCCGTCACAAACGCTTTATTATCCTTCACCTGTGTTTTCCGGTACGGTGTTTCAATAAAGCCCAGGCGGTTCACCACCGCATAAGAAGCCAGTGATGAAATCAAACCGATATTCGGTCCTTCCGGGGTTTCGATGGGACACAAGCGGCCATAGTGAGTATAGTGCACATCACGGACCTCAAAACCGGCCCGTTCACGTGTCAATCCTCCCGGACCCAGGGCAGACAGACGACGCTTGTGGGTCAGTTCAGCCAGAGGATTGGTCTGATCCATAAACTGGGACATCTGCGAGGTACCAAAAAAGGTATTGATGACGGATGTGATAATCCGGCTGTTCACCAGTTCCTGGGGTGTGAGGTTTTCTGCTCTGTGGATATTCATCCGGTCCCGGATCGTCCGTGACATGCGGGTAAAGGCAATGGAGAACTGATTGGCAAGTTGTTCGCCCACAGTTCGCACACGCCGGTTTCCCAAATGGTCGATATCATCAGAGAGTTTATCTCCGCGCCGCATCTTGATCAGGTGCTGAACTATGTAGATAAAATCATCCGGAGTAATCACCGTATTGTCAAGGGGGACATCCATATTGAACTTTTTGTTCATCCGGTAACGCCCCACTTCACCCAGGTCATATTTTTTCGGACTGAAAAAGAGTTTTTCCACAAATTTCTGGGCTGTTTCCAGATTCGGTGGATCTCCATTTCTCAAATTCCGGTACAGGTAGAAAAGAGCATCTTCCTGATTTGGTCCCCCTTCAGCCAGCCGTTCCGGATCCATTTTATCCTTTTCACGGCGGATGGAGTTGGCCAGAAGTTTCAGATCGATTTCCTTATCCGGATCAACCACTTCAATTTTTTTAATTCCGGCTTCTTTCAGCGTCTGAACATGTGAAGCTTCAAGAACGACCCGGTCATCTTCAGAAACGCCGGCGGCCAGGATCACTTCTCCGGTATCAGGATTCAGAATGCTTTGAACCAGGGTCATCCCAATGATTTTATTTGAGACAGTGACTTCTTTCAGTACATCAAACTGTTTTAGAATATCGTAATCGGAATCAAATCCAACTGCACGGAGGAGAATAGAGACGGGAAACTTTTTTCGTCTGTCAATAGTGACATAAATTGCATCGAAAATATCTGTCGTAATATCTACCCAGGAGCCACGGAAGGGAATAATACGGGCATTGTAGAGGATGGAACCGTTGGGATGGCGTGCGTCGTTAAAGAAAACACCGGGAGAACGCTGAAGCTGGCTGACGATAACCCGTTCCGCTCCATTAATAATGAAGGTCCCCCGGTTGGTCATAAAGGGAATATTACCCAGAAACACTTCCTGTTCAATACTCTCTGAATAGACACCGGGTTCTGCATCTTCTTCGGCAATTTTTAAGATTAATTTTGCCTTTAAGGGGGCAGCATAGGTGATACCCCTTTCCAGGCATTCTTTTTCAGAATAGCGAGGTTTTCCGATGGAATAACTCACATAATCCAATGCAAAGGTATTATGGGAGTCCTCGATGGGAAAAATCGCCCTGAAGGCCTGTTCCAGGCCAATATTCTCCCGTTCTTCGGGTTTTTTATCCAACTGCAAAAATTCATTAAATGAATCGAGCTGAATGCTCAGCAAATCGGGGATATCCAAAACCCTTGAGATTCGGGAGAAAGATTTCCGCTGTATAAGTCCTGACAGATTTCTCAAAAGAAATCCTCCCTCATATTATTTCATAAAAAGAAATAAAGAGCCATCAGCATGTGAAGATGGCCCATAAAAACTTCTTTTAATGGCTTTATAGCTGCCATCTTGACTGTTATTTCAGTTCTACAGTTGCACCAGCCTCTTCGAGCTGTTTCTTTACCTTTTCAGCTTCATCTTTTGGCAATGCTTCTTTGATGGTGCTGGGAACACCTTCGACCAGTTCTTTGGCTTCTTTCAGTCCAAGGGAAGTAATCTGGCGGACTTCTTTGATCACGTTGATCTTTTTGTCGCCAAAACTGGTCATCACCACATCAAACTCAGTTTTTTCTTCGGCCTCTTCAGCAGCGGCGGCAGCACCGGGTGCAGCAGCAACGGCCACAGGGGCAGCAGCAGTAACACCGAACTTATCCTCAATTTCTTTGATCAGTTCGGAAATTTCCAGCATATTGGCGTTTTCAAGGTATCCCAATACATCGGCACGTGTAACTTCGGCCATGACTTTCGTCCTCCTTATCTCACTCTATTGTTTTTTTTCTTTCAAAGCATTCAATGCGCCCAGCAGATTACGCATGGGAGCCTGCAAAACTCCGAGAACCTGTTGCATCGGATAGGAAATTCCACTGAGGAATTTACCGAGCAGGACTTCCCGGCTTGGCAGTTCTGCTATTTCATTGACTTTTTCTGCGTTTAAGAATTCCCCTTCAAACAAAATCGCTTTTACATCCGGCTTTCCCAGATCCTTTGTCTCTTTTTTAAAAGCAGTCAGGACCTTGGCGGGGACAACCGGATCGTCTTTCCCATATACGAGGGCTGTGGAACCGGTAAGAAAATCCTTTTTATCCAC
This window of the Candidatus Neomarinimicrobiota bacterium genome carries:
- the rplL gene encoding 50S ribosomal protein L7/L12, with translation MAEVTRADVLGYLENANMLEISELIKEIEDKFGVTAAAPVAVAAAPGAAAAAEEAEEKTEFDVVMTSFGDKKINVIKEVRQITSLGLKEAKELVEGVPSTIKEALPKDEAEKVKKQLEEAGATVELK
- the rplJ gene encoding 50S ribosomal protein L10, translated to MPTPVKVDLVEKVAEEINASKAVYFADYLGLNVEQVNNLRSRMFEQNVKMQVVKNTLIKIALKNAGYDVDKKDFLTGSTALVYGKDDPVVPAKVLTAFKKETKDLGKPDVKAILFEGEFLNAEKVNEIAELPSREVLLGKFLSGISYPMQQVLGVLQAPMRNLLGALNALKEKKQ
- the rpoB gene encoding DNA-directed RNA polymerase subunit beta, whose product is MRNLSGLIQRKSFSRISRVLDIPDLLSIQLDSFNEFLQLDKKPEERENIGLEQAFRAIFPIEDSHNTFALDYVSYSIGKPRYSEKECLERGITYAAPLKAKLILKIAEEDAEPGVYSESIEQEVFLGNIPFMTNRGTFIINGAERVIVSQLQRSPGVFFNDARHPNGSILYNARIIPFRGSWVDITTDIFDAIYVTIDRRKKFPVSILLRAVGFDSDYDILKQFDVLKEVTVSNKIIGMTLVQSILNPDTGEVILAAGVSEDDRVVLEASHVQTLKEAGIKKIEVVDPDKEIDLKLLANSIRREKDKMDPERLAEGGPNQEDALFYLYRNLRNGDPPNLETAQKFVEKLFFSPKKYDLGEVGRYRMNKKFNMDVPLDNTVITPDDFIYIVQHLIKMRRGDKLSDDIDHLGNRRVRTVGEQLANQFSIAFTRMSRTIRDRMNIHRAENLTPQELVNSRIITSVINTFFGTSQMSQFMDQTNPLAELTHKRRLSALGPGGLTRERAGFEVRDVHYTHYGRLCPIETPEGPNIGLISSLASYAVVNRLGFIETPYRKTQVKDNKAFVTEEVEYLSADDEDRSVIAQANAPLNKDNSFALDVVKCREGADYPAVAPEKVNYMDVAPIQIVSAAASLIPFLEHDDANRALMGSNMQRQSVPLLTPSTPIVGTGMEGIIAADSRAIVVADTDGVIEYVDANKIILRPLEGFDASVSLDENEGRHVYHLKKYQRTNQDTAINQRPIVRKNQVVKKGQPLADGTSTNKGELALGRNVLVAFMPWRGYNFEDAIVLSERMVKEDIFTSVHVKEVELEVRETKRGSEELTREIPNVSEEATKNIEENGIIRVGAQVKSGDILIGKVTPKGETDPTPEEKLLRAIFGEKAGDVKDASKRAEPGTSGVVIDTRLFVRKGKESRRDEKIKIEKLDNELTRRLAALKGKLTRKLLGLLEGHACTGIYDKGGNAIVAEGREWNAEIFENMDFRRVDLDKPWIKDEKQYQKVLTLIQNFQNVQQDIQYEIDNEKFKVKAGDDLQPGVLQLAKVYIASKRKIQVGDKMAGRHGNKGVVSIIVPEEDMPYLPDGTPVDIVLNPLGVPSRMNLGQLYETMLGWAGKKLGIYYETPVFDGARYGDVQEELKKAGLPENGKSELYDGRTGEKIYDTVAVGQIYMMKLAHMIEDKMHARSTGPYSLITQQPLGGKAQFGGQRFGEMEVWALEAYGAAFTLQEVLTVKSDDVDGRSRVYNAIVKGENLPDYGMPESFNVLLKELQGLGLEVDLL